One Cucurbita pepo subsp. pepo cultivar mu-cu-16 chromosome LG20, ASM280686v2, whole genome shotgun sequence genomic window carries:
- the LOC111782943 gene encoding outer envelope pore protein 16, chloroplastic — MPRTGFVGSLSTPKVDVVIDMGNPFLNLTVDGFLKIGSVAATRAAAEDAYHVVRKGTISSHNFENTLKKMCKEGAYWGTVAGVYVGMEYGVERIRGRRDWKNAMIGGALTGAMVSAASNSNRDKIVIDAITGGAVATAAEFINYLT, encoded by the exons ATGCCTCGCACCGGCTTCGTCGGTTCCTTATCCACGCCCAAGGTCGACGTCGTCATCGACATGGGCAACCCCTTCCTCAACCTCACCGTTGATGGCTTCTTGAAGATCGGATCC GTCGCGGCTACCCGAGCGGCTGCCGAGGATGCGTATCATGTCGTTAGAAAAG gAACGATTTCTAGtcacaattttgaaaacacG TTGAAGAAAATGTGTAAAGAAGGTGCATACTGGG GAACCGTGGCCGGAGTTTACGTCGGTATGGAGTACGGGGTAGAAAGGATTCGCGGCAGAAGAGATTGG AAAAATGCCATGATTGGAGGTGCTTTGACGGGGGCTATGGTATCGGCAGCGAGCAACAGCAACCGGGACAAAATTGTTATCGATGCAATTACAGGAGGGGCTGTTGCGACTGCAGCAGAGTTCATAAACTACCTTACTTGA
- the LOC111782941 gene encoding methyl-CpG-binding domain-containing protein 5-like, whose protein sequence is MSAFGTSISDPDWPRRDPTRFNLPFSNHLPPDPLLDAGSFIDSSAARCGTLPSSPNHSRDLDLNHRKKAETSSTLRSPFRDDSLNAGNGDSPATKKLSGSRGTDASPKSASSEKPNWLPPGWIMEDRVRTSGATAGTVDKYYFDPVSGRRFRSKIEVLYFLETGTLRKRKKSLDGNGTSADGPEEPKNKKSSNNAKSAPLNFDFFNVPEKVEWVLTDPSQEAWTPFINNEKVPQSTKREWVAAFKLLSRSKA, encoded by the exons ATGTCTGCTTTCGGAACTTCGATATCGGACCCCGACTGGCCCCGCCGAGATCCGACCCGATTCAACTTGCCTTTCTCCAACCACCTTCCGCCGGACCCTCTCCTCGACGCCGGCTCCTTCATCGACTCCTCCGCCGCCCGATGTGGAACCCTTCCTTCTTCCCCTAACCACTCCCGAGATCTTGACCTGAATCATCGCAAGAAGGCGGAGACCTCTTCCACTCTCCGATCTCCATTCCGCGATGACTCTCTCAACGCTGGAAATGGAGATTCTCCCGCAACTAAGAAGCTCTCGGGCTCCAGAGGGACTGACGCGTCTCCGAAATCCGCTTCGTCCGAGAAGCCTAATTGGTTGCCGCCGGGCTGGATTATGGAAGATAGAGTTCGCACCTCTGGTGCTACAGCTGGAACAGTCGATAAG TACTACTTTGACCCAGTTTCAGGTCGTCGATTCCGGTCTAAGATTGAGGTTCTTTACTTTCTGGAAACAGGAACATTAAGGAAACGTAAGAAATCGTTAGATGGTAATGGGACG TCTGCTGACGGCCCCGAAGAacccaagaacaaaaaatcttCCAACAATGCTAAATCTGCTCCTTTAAactttgatttcttcaatGTGCCTGAAAAGGTTGAGTGGGTTCTCACAGACCCTTCTCAGGAGGCTTGGACGCCGTTCATCAACAACGAGAAAGTACCCCAATCTACTAAACGCGAATGGGTAGCAGCATTTAAACTCCTCAGCCGATCAAAAGCTTGA
- the LOC111782944 gene encoding glucan endo-1,3-beta-glucosidase-like — protein MASSPFFPLLLSLFSLFFRLNSAAYSIGVNYGTVADNLPPPSQVAAFLKSQTSIDRVKIFDANPDILRAFAGTGIALTISVVNGDIPTLAKLPAAQSWVAINVLPFYPNTLINYIAVGNEILATSDKNLIAHMLPAMKALHSALRLANISDIKVSTPHSLGILSASEPPSNGRFRRGYDRVIFAPILEFHRRTKTPFMVNPYPFFSFRPATLDFALFKPNAGVFDNVTGMHYTNMFDAQLDAVYSAMKKLGYGDVDIVVAETGWPSAGDPNQPGVSMENAISYNRNLVKLVNSGIGTPLMPNRTFETYVFALFNENLKPSASERNYGLFKPDLTPVYDVGILLNQPSMGPTSPNAQAPEPSDVGRKWCVPKTDVSDEALQKNIDYVCSSGXDEALQKNIDYVCSSGVECGPIEAGGSCYNPNTVRSHASYAMNAYFQSAGRHDFNCDFNNTALLAAADPSYETCSYPFDEEKLTEKSAAITSRMIGAVALACIAVVGVAVFY, from the exons ATGGCTTCCTCTCCATTTTTCCCTCTCCTTCTCagcctcttctctctcttcttccgaCTTAACTCCGCCGCCTACTCCATCGGCGTCAACTATGGCACGGTTGCCGACAACCTCCCTCCGCCGTCCCAGGTCGCTGCCTTCCTCAAATCCCAAACCTCCATCGATCGCGTCAAGATCTTTGACGCCAATCCCGATATCCTTCGTGCCTTCGCCGGCACCGGCATCGCCCTCACTATTTCCGTCGTTAACGGTGAC ATTCCAACCCTCGCCAAACTCCCCGCCGCTCAGTCTTGGGTCGCCATTAACGTTCTTCCGTTTTACCCCAACACTCTGATCAACTACATCGCCGTCGGGAATGAGATTCTCGCCACTTCCGACAAGAATCTCATAGCGCATATGCTCCCGGCGATGAAGGCTTTACATTCCGCTCTGAGGCTCGCGAATATCTCTGATATTAAGGTTTCAACCCCTCATTCCTTGGGCATTTTGTCGGCGTCGGAGCCGCCGAGTAACGGGCGGTTCCGGCGGGGGTACGACCGTGTCATATTTGCTCCGATCCTCGAGTTTCACCGTCGGACCAAGACGCCGTTCATGGTGAATCCGTACCCCTTTTTTAGTTTCAGACCGGCGACGCTGGACTTCGCGCTGTTCAAGCCCAACGCCGGGGTTTTCGACAACGTCACTGGAATGCACTACACGAACATGTTCGACGCGCAGCTGGATGCGGTTTACTCGGCGATGAAGAAGCTCGGTTACGGCGACGTGGACATCGTGGTGGCGGAGACTGGTTGGCCCTCCGCCGGCGACCCAAATCAACCCGGCGTGAGCATGGAGAACGCCATTTCGTACAACCGGAATCTCGTTAAGCTTGTCAACTCCGGTATCGGAACGCCATTGATGCCGAACAGAACCTTCGAAACTTACGTCTTCGCTCTTTTCAACGAGAATCTCAAACCGTCGGCTTCTGAGAGGAACTACGGCCTATTCAAACCCGATCTAACTCCGGTCTACGACGTCGGCATCCTCCTGAACCAACCG TCAATGGGGCCCACGTCTCCGAACGCACAGGCACCAGAACCGTCGGATGTGGGGAGGAAGTGGTGCGTGCCGAAAACGGACGTGTCAGATGAAGCGTTGCAGAAGAATATTGACTACGTGTGTAGCAGCGGANCAGATGAAGCGTTGCAGAAGAATATTGACTACGTGTGTAGCAGCGGAGTGGAGTGTGGGCCCATAGAAGCCGGCGGGTCCTGCTACAATCCGAATACGGTCCGGTCACATGCTTCGTACGCCATGAACGCTTACTTTCAGTCCGCCGGCCGCCATGATTTCAACTGCGACTTTAACAACACCGCCCTCCTCGCCGCCGCCGACCCCA GTTATGAGACCTGCAGCTACCCGTTCGATGAAGAAAAGTTAACGGAAAAATCGGCGGCGATAACCAGTAGAATGATCGGGGCGGTGGCGCTCGCATGTATTGCGGTGGTTGGTGTGGCGgtgttttattaa